One stretch of Armigeres subalbatus isolate Guangzhou_Male chromosome 2, GZ_Asu_2, whole genome shotgun sequence DNA includes these proteins:
- the LOC134215696 gene encoding PRA1 family protein 3: MTSTQTGSGLQLAPLRSVNDFLLESARFQLPNFQDFEKWGNRVVKNLLYYQTNYLLMSAAVFLLVGLIHPYKVVLGMMVIMALLYVFVKFFAAEARRSIEAVSGQQQPNKWAVLGGVLGCCYLVLFMFDAVLIVMFAVLLPFSLTFVHASLRLRNMKNKITNAIESVGVKQSPMGQFLEAMGLMPDAF; this comes from the exons ATGACTAGCACACAAACGGGAAGTGGCCTCCAGCTGGCGCCCTTGCGATCGGTTAACGATTTTTTGCTCGAATCCGCTCGTTTCCAGTTGCCAAATTTCCAAGACTTTGAGAAGTGGGGCAACCGGGTGGTGAAGAACCTGCTCTACTACCAGACCAACTATCTGCTAATGAGCGCTGCCGTTTTTCTTCTGGTTGGGCTGATCCATCCCTACAAGGTGGTCCTGGGAATGATGGTCATTATGGCCCTGTTGTATGTGTTTGTAAAGTTTTTCGCTGCCGAAGCTCGTCGTTCGATTGAAGCGGTCAGTGGCCAACAGCAGCCCAACAAGTGGGCCGTGCTGGGAGGAGTGCTCGGATGCTGCTATCTGGTGCTGTTCATGTTTGATGCGGTCCTTATCGTAATGTTTGCCGTGCTGTTGCCGTTCTCGC TGACTTTCGTACACGCTTCTTTGCGATTGCGAAACATGAAGAACAAGATAACCAATGCGATTGAAAGCGTCGGTGTGAAGCAGAGCCCGATGGGACAGTTCCTGGAAGCAATGGGACTGATGCCGGATGCGTTCTAA
- the LOC134209470 gene encoding uncharacterized protein LOC134209470, whose amino-acid sequence MDHGDARIISAHCDCAIGLLETCSHVNATLFALDDIRQKFLAKKISVTDLPAYWNKPPANVQGNLYKKIKEISFGRKIRRTWEPVLAPMQDRYANLLTNLQKEGVQVAAMHSFCGVDCFLCTSCKEANQLQNEFREYDLRNLFDINYRTMTKPELHALTQSAYNAMARDADKLLRITEMTMSPNQSVHWMVFRTGRITASVLRESCHTKISNPSISLIRKICYNKESSFQTAPMRYGKQNESRAYDQLYNSVAHCHSNSVKLQSGLIICPEYPFLGASPDGIIQCDCHGKITIEIKCPYAGKNNADFTDALLKMTDPYIIRTADGNIGLNPNHKYFYQALMQVHLANACFGYFFIWSPQKQYLFQIKRNDDFWVTCRKKASLFFQQVLLPELLYKAYTEPM is encoded by the exons ATGGATCACGGCGACGCACGCATCATATCGGCGCATTGTGATTGTGCTATAGGGTTATTAGAGACGTGTTCCCATGTTAATGCCACACTGTTTGCCCTTGACGACATTCGACAGAAGTTCCTGGCCAAGAAG aTATCGGTTACTGATTTGCCAGCATATTGGAATAAACCACCAGCAAACGTACAAGGCAAtttgtacaaaaaaataaaagaaatttcatttggaaGAAAAATTAGACGCACTTGGGAACCAGTTTTGGCACCAATGCAGGACAGGTATGCAAATCTGTTGACAAACCTCCAGAAGGAAGGTGTGCAAGTTGCAGCCATGCATTCGTTTTGTGGAGTCGATTGTTTCCTGTGTACTTCATGCAAGGAAGCAAATCAGCTCCAAAACGAATTCAGAGAGTACGATTTAAGAAATCTGTTCGATATAAATTATCGTACGATGACGAAACCGGAGCTTCATGCATTGACACAATCGGCGTACAATGCGATGGCGAGAGATGCTGATAAGCTGCTCCGAATAACTGAAATGACTATGTCACCAAATCAAAGTGTTCATTGGATGGTTTTTCGTACTGGACGTATCACAGCTTCGGTGCTACGTGAAAGTTGCCACACAAAAATCAGCAATCCTTCGATTTCACTCATTCGAAAGATTTGCTATAACAAGGAATCCTCATTCCAGACGGCACCGATGCGGTATGGAAAACAAAACGAATCTCGAGCATATGACCAATTGTATAACTCTGTAGCACATTGTCACAGCAATTCTGTTAAACTGCAAAGCGGTCTGATAATCTGCCCCGAATATCCTTTCCTGGGTGCTTCGCCAGATGGAATAATCCAATGTGATTGTCACGGTAAGATAACCATTGAGATCAAATGTCCATATGCTGGAAAAAACAATGCAGATTTTACAGACGCTCTTTTAAAAATGACCGATCCGTATATAATAAGAACAGCAGATGGTAATATTGGACTTAATCCAAACcacaaatatttttatcaagCCCTAATGCAGGTACATTTAGCGAATGCTTGTTTTGGGTATTTCTTTATATGGTCGCCTCAGAAACAATATCTGTTCCAAATTAAACGAAATGATGATTTTTGGGTGACATGTCGTAAAAAAGCATCACTTTTCTTCCAACAAGTCCTACTTCCAGAGCTATTGTACAAAGCATACACTGAACCAATGTAA
- the LOC134209471 gene encoding uncharacterized protein LOC134209471 → MDISKLRKENEVLRRKLAEAELATRYTVLSLEVDDKKCKYITGIASGIVLRQLYEALKDDLPMFEPEDKEKVFVLALRKIRLNEPFQTQGLMYGMHPSLVSDKIFHVIHCIYPFLAGLVRWPPREVLRKHMPHAFRQKYNDRVTVILDCFEVPIETPRVEEMVANANVYSFYKHHKTIKVLAGITPDGCYSFISEAFGGRTSDKQITLMSGFLDLIEEGDFVLADRGFLIEDLLRQKKASISIPAFKKTNRQLEPLDACDSKEISALRIHVERMIGSLRQKMLILTDIIPITLLERWNSGTPALDQIIKIAAGIVNLCPSIVPQ, encoded by the coding sequence ATGGATATTTCGAAGTTGCGAAAGGAGAACGAGGTTCTTCGACGGAAACTGGCGGAAGCTGAGCTGGCGACGAGGTACACCGTTTTATCGTTGGAAGTCGATGATAAAAAATGCAAATATATCACGGGAATCGCATCAGGAATAGTACTGCGTCAGTTGTACGAAGCTCTAAAAGACGATCTACCCATGTTTGAACCGGAAGATAAGGAGAAAGTGTTTGTTTTAGCCCTCAGGAAAATCAGGTTAAACGAACCGTTTCAAACCCAAGGGCTTATGTATGGCATGCATCCAAGCTTGGTGTCGGACAAGATATTTCATGTTATCCACTGCATCTATCCGTTTCTGGCAGGGTTGGTACGGTGGCCACCACGAGAAGTTTTACGAAAACACATGCCGCATGCGTTCCGACAAAAGTACAACGATCGAGTGACAGTAATCTTGGATTGCTTTGAAGTTCCCATCGAGACACCACGAGTCGAAGAGATGGTGGCAAACGCAAACGTTTACAGTTTTTATAAGCATCATAAAACCATCAAAGTACTAGCGGGTATCACTCCAGATGGTTGCTATTCCTTTATTTCGGAGGCGTTTGGTGGGAGAACATCCGACAAGCAGATCACTTTGATGTCCGGGTTCCTCGATCTCATCGAGGAAGGCGACTTTGTTTTAGCAGATCGAGGATTCTTGATCGAGGACCTACTGAGGCAGAAAAAAGCATCAATTAGTATTCCTGCGTTTAAGAAGACAAATCGACAACTTGAACCTCTAGATGCATGTGATTCAAAAGAGATTTCTGCACTGCGAATCCACGTTGAGCGCATGATCGGATCTTTGAGgcaaaaaatgttgattttaacAGATATTATACCTATAACTTTATTGGAACGTTGGAATTCAGGCACGCCAGCATTAGaccaaatcatcaaaattgccGCAGGAATCGTCAATTTGTGCCCCAGTATTGTTCCCCAATAA